The Solanum dulcamara chromosome 6, daSolDulc1.2, whole genome shotgun sequence genome contains the following window.
AAAGGTAAGGCTGTTGGGGGTGTGATGGCTGTGCGTTGGAGGGGCAAAAGAATATTGTCCAAAATAGACAATCACTCCTTTTAATTTATTCTAAGAAAGACatgtaataaataatattttaaagaaaataacttcAAATTTGTATTTGCTCCGCACTTCACTTGATATTCCCTTTTCCTTTTCAGTTATGGCAGTTGGAAACGCTTCTTCTGCAAAGGGACAACTACATGAACTACAGCAGACCCTTAAGCACAACAAGTGTTGGATGGGGTCAAAATTTAGGAGCTCTTAATAAGACCAAGAACCTAGTAAAGAGAGCAAGCTATGCACTTAAATGCCTTGTATTAGATAACTGGCAAAGAGGCTGGATTCTTTTGCTATGGGTGATGATTATGGCTGGACTTTTCACCTGGAAATTCTTGCAGTATAGGCGAAGAGCAGCATTTCAAGTCATGGGTTACTGCTTGGCAACTGCTAAAGGAGCTGCAGAGACTCTCAAGCTCAACATGGCACTTGTTCTTCTACCAGTTTGTAGAAACATTTTAACTTGGCTACGGTCTACTAGGGCCAAGCTCCTCGTTCCTTTTGATGATAATATCAATTTTCACATGGTAAGCTGCACCCGAACAGAGTATATTGTGCACCTTTCAGAGAATTTTCTGTAACAATGTTGTTTCAACTGCAGATTATTGCATATGCTATTGCAGTTGGAATCTTGCTTCACGGAGGGAACCATTTAGCGTGTGATTTTCCGCGTCTGATTAACTCATCACCAGAAAAATTTGCACTGATAGCTTCTGATTTTGACAACGTGAAGCCCACTTTTAAAAGTCTATTGACTGGTATTGAAGGCGTCACTGGCATTGCTATGGTGATTTTGATGGCAATTGTCTTCACACTAGCAACACGCAGCTTCAGGAGAAATTTATTGAAGTTACCACCTCCTTTCAGTCGATTAACAGGCTTCAATGCATTTTGGTACTCTCATCACCTTCTAGCAGTGGTCTATGTACTACTACTAGTACATGGAACATTCCTATTCTTGGTTCATCAATGGTGGCAAAAAACAGTAAGGGCATAGATAGAACACCAAATCGCTTTATATAAACTAAACATGGTATGCTGACAATTTATTCCCATATTGCAGACATGGATGTACATCTCCATGCCCTTGCTCCTCTATGTAGCAGAAAGGAGTTTGAGAACATGCCGATCAGAACACTACGCAGCTAAAATTTTGAAGGTGACATGCTTTATCAATCTAGTTTTCCATTTATAGAGAAATAGTGCCCTTTCCGCAGACCATAAGCTGCAACTAACACCAGCTTCTAGCCTCCCTCTACACCCCTCAACAATTCAACTTGCACCAATGAAGTCTCACAACAACTTAAGATCCCTTAAccacaaaaaagaagaagacgaGTTTATACACCGAGGTTCACACATATAGAGACAGACCACCACAAAACCATACATTCAATCAGCTACTTCCCTAAACAacagagtttctcttattccaTGACATACGTCCACTATGTACATCATAAACATAACCACCGAGCACCAACAGAAATCAATCAAATACTCGCACTCCAACCACCAGCACCCCAATAATTTTCACAACCTTCCATTATGGAACTAAGTCAAGTGAGAAAATTTACCATTAGCAAACTCAGTCAAAAGAgagagggagaaaaaaagggTAGCCTTGGTGcactaagctcccgctatgtcAGGGGGGTCCAGGGAAGTGCCGGTCcataagggtctattgtacgtatccttaccttgcatttctacaAGAAGCTGTTTCCACTGCTCAAATTCATGAACTCCTGGTCACGCGGAGGCAACTTTATTAGTTACGTCAAAGCTccccttaacataaataaagtcATTGATTTATGGTAGACTTTTTTACCAAGTATTTAATTTGCATTCCCTACATTCCTAGAGATGATATAAGCATCTGGTTCCTATAGCCTCCACCCCCAAGACAGTAGTAAAGAAACATATAAAAACATACTGAGATAAACACAGTAGCAGGGAGAGAAGGAAAGGAACAAAACAGGAAACCAATGAAGATGGTTTTTCTTTGATCCTTACAGGTTTCTGTACTTCCAGGAGATGTCTTTAGCCTTACCATGTCAAAGCCTAATAGTTTCAAATACAAGAGTGGGCAATACATATTCCTCCAGTGCCCAACAATCTCCTCATTTGAATGGTAAGTTCAGTGTTTCTGCATTTAAGTCAATCATGCCTCAACCAACAGATATTTAACATATATTCTGATGTTTCTCCAGGCATCCATTTTCTATAACATCAGCACCAGGAGATGACTACCTCAGTGTTCACATTCGCATGGTAGGTGATTGGACGAATGAACTTAAGCGGGTTTTCACAGAGGATGATAGTTCAGCGTGTGAAATTGGCCGGGCTAAGTTTAGAGAGCGTGGGAATGTGGATCAAAGAGGGTAACTTACTTTGTGTGATTTTTGACCAGTCAAACCCTATATCAAGATATCCTTATTAAGAAGTCTAAAGGGTTTGTAATGATGCAGTTTACCTCGATTGCTTGTTGATGGACCATATGGTGCCCCAGCACAGGACTATCAAAATTATGATGTCTTGCTCCTCGTAGGACTAGGTATTGGAGCTACGCCTTTTATAAGCATCCTAAAAGATCTATTGAATAATTCAAGATCAGAAGAACTGGTACAAATCTTACTTCGAGTTAATTTGGAACTAACCAGGTTGAATGTTAAAAGCCCCAACTTACAGTCTCTTTGCCCGTGATTCTACCTTAGGATTCGAACACTGAAACCAGCGCATCAGATGACAGCTGGACAAGTCTTGCCTCTTCAAGCGTGGCATCAACTGGGAAAAAGAAATCACTAAGGACAAAAAGTGCACATTTTTATTGGGTTACCAGAGAACCAGGATCCTTTGAGTGGTTTAAAGGGGTGATGAATGAAGTGGCTGAGATGGATCACAAAGTAATATGCACCGATTTGTTACAGTTTATCTTTAAGTGCCCAACCCTCCCCACCCTTTATCATCTTATCAAGAATTCTGCTATGATATATTAGTAATTGGCTCAGCTATACCTTTTCTGATGATTTAAATGAAACAGGGTCTGATAGAGATGCACAATTATCTTACAAGTGTTTATGAAGAGGGTGATGCCAGGTCAACTCTCATCACCATGGTCCAGGCGCTCAACCATGCAAAACATGGTGTTGACATCCTCTCTGGCACTCAGGTATGATCCATCAATACTCTCAACCAAGCCTTCTTGAAgagaaatggaaaaaaaatataatgaagtaATGAATTTTAGCTTAGCTCAATGAGCGCCATGTTCTAGCTAGAAAAAGGTTTTGTTATTCGAAAGCTGCTAAATTTCATGAAAGATTTCAACCACAACACAGAATAGAGAGAAGCAAACTAGGGGTGAACTATTCTCCACCCAGTACTAATTAAACTAATTCTACTGCAGGTAAGGACACATTTTGCAAGGCCCAACTGGAAGGAGGTATTCAACAAAATTGCTTCAAAACATCCATATTCCACAGTAGGTAAGAAATTCCTACAACCTAAACTTTAATAAGCTGTAAGCACATGTGGTTCTAAGACGTGCTGTGTCATATTCTCTCACTTCTACATATGTCCAAACCTCCTGCCAACAGAAATTTTCACATAATAGAGGCGAAGGaagaaattaaatatatataatcaaacaCATGAAACATGAAGCAGAACATAATGATGCACCAACATTACCAATTATAAGAATGGCCTGCTTTTCAACTAAATGAAGATAGAAAGTATAGCTCTAAATTACTAATGCATGATGAAGTAGTACAGCCTTATAAATCTTAATTTGTCTTTTGAAGGAAGCTAAACAGCGTAACAAATGAGATGAAAAATGTGTTCTTTAAActtcagaaagaaaaaaaacctcAAACTTCATGACAATGAccatttaaaaggaaaaagccACCAAGAGGGCACTTCCCTGATAACATTTTGCAATTTTAACAGAAAAGGGAAGGGAAAAAGAACTAAAAGGAAGAAGAGATTTAATAGATTGGTTAACACAGTTCTAAGTGATCCACAGGAGTTTTCTACTGCGGGTTGCCTGCCTTGGCAAAGGAATTGAAGAAGCTATCACAAGAATTGACTTACAAGACATCCACACGATTTGAGTTCCACAAGGAGTACTTTTGAAATAGCAAATTTAGCAAATAAGCGACACggtattctttttttcttttcattttttgtaaTTGTCCATATGATTAAGAGGAATTAATGTACCACTACACACCGGTTCAGAGAAATgtaaatgcatatattatacGAGTTACAATAGAGAAAGAAGTCAAAACAGTGAGTTCTATCTATAGGAGAATGTAATTATTTGTCCTTTGGGGATCTCCAAAAAAAGATTTTCCTACTGACACAAGAAAGCAATCATGTTTTCCGTTACAGACTTACAGTGTCAAATACATACAGTCAATATTGTCCTACTACTATGCACCTATGTGTAGGGTGTGGGGAATGGTATATGACATCCTCAGTGCATTTGTGAATATCACTAAACTGCAAGTGTGAGGATGAAGAGGAGAATTAAAGAAAAGGAGGCAAGAGAAGGAAGTAATAAGGAAAGGAAAAGGAAGAAGGTGTGATGTTGCTTTATGAGCGCAGAGTAAATGACAAATCAAGCTACTACAAGGCAGTTACATCTATCAAGTTTCCCGAGCAGTGATAGAAAAgattctttcatactctaagaTAAATAAACTATCTCGTGTATTTGTCTCTATCTTTTTTTTATGTTGTCAAAAAAGTCCAATGATATATTAGAAATTACAGATGGAAGAGGGCTGTCAATAAAGAATACTGAAGAAAGTCGATAAATTCCTTTTGTATCAAACACTGGGAAACAATGAATATAAATACAATTCAGTGCTTATGCAGCCAAAAACCATAAAAGACTTCTGTATATATGGCAAAAAAAGTACATTGTGATACCGACATGGCAAATGAAATTACAATCAGAAACTGTAAGTATCTAAAACTTGTTAGTCCTTCAATCCCTTGAGAAATTTGGAAGCCCATCGGCGTACACGACGTTTTAGTGTATAACCAACAAATATTCCAGCAACAAAACAAATGGCACAGAGCTTTGAGCAGGTCCACAGTGATACTGCTTGTCTACAATAAAATATGTACAGCTTTACCATGAGAGTGTCACCAATTTCCATTAGTCACATTTTTCCCAACAAGGAACTAAAAAAACCCAACAAGGATACAATACTAACAAAAGCTATGATGTACTTAGCTTGGGTTTCAAATAAAATAGATTTAACTTCAGCACAGAAAATGTGGAGCTGACCATCAGTAGTGGTAGCTGGTGATAATACTAGATGTAAAATGCACAGATCCTCAATCTGGATATCTAGTCTAGGTACACCTTTCTACCATATAGACACATGTACGTAATGATTTAAGACAATACGTCAAGGTATCTCATTATTTGTCTGATAAAAACTATTCTATCTATTTCTCTTCCTCTGTCATCACTTGTGGGAtatcactgggtatgttgttgttgttgttgttgttgttgttctcttCCTCTTATCTCTTACTCATTTGACCCCTTTCTCTCATACATATCCTGGATACTACAATTGTCGAGCAACTCAAATACCTATATTTCCTTTTCTGCAACAATACTGAGATCTatgaataacaataacaaagtCTAGGAATACTATCCCCTGGAAATAATATCTTGGTGTTCATCTACCAACTTTTGCACCAGTTAAGATATCTTGTATCTTGTACCACATATAAATCACACTTTGCAAATGTCGGAAGGTTTCTACGAGTTCCATCTCACCTCCACccccaaataaaaaaaaggcaCAATTGTCACTATTTAATGAATCAAAATGAAGTGAAAAAGGAAAAGGTGAAATTATtgtaaaacataaataaaataagccCCATATAAAGAGCAAGTTGGGACTGAAGGGAAAAATTACCTGGAAGACCGAGTAAGCAAAAGCTGTGAGTGATCAGCCGACgaaacagaagaagaagaagaagattttaTGGGTGCCTTTTCAAGAGCAGCAGAAATAGAACCTAAACTGCTATTTGGATCCTGAGACATGGCACTACGAAAAGCCTTCTGTATTCCCTCCATACTGGAAATTGCCTATCGGCTAACAAGTTCAATGTAGATTTACCCTACAACTATTAGGGTTTTGACTATAGTCcctccttttcttcttctttttccctcaagtTTTTTTTACATGTCCTTCCCCTTTTATGTACTGCAACACAGAAAATGACAAACAATGATCTTTAATCTCTTAATGATTTTGGTCTTTTAAATTTGTCataaattaacaaaaataatcTTTTATGTATGAGGATAGTTGTTTAAGTATATACTTAACAGTTTCGATTCTTTAAGTTTATCAAAAGTTAATACTATCTTAGATACATACTACTACTAAAATAAGGTCAAATACCTCGGGACCAAACCCAACGAACGTTTGTCGCTTGTAGAGAAAAAATGAAGGACAATTGATAATGTCGAAAAATAAATTCTTAGAtcacaaaaatcaaaaaactGAAAGTTTCCATCGAATAATTAAATTTTCCAAATCTCGATTTTTATTGAaaattgatacaaaataaatacttttattGTAGTGAAATTAATCGAGGATGTCTATACGATGGTTGCttcatttttgcacatttttGTTCTAAAGTAATCAACGAAAGTCCTcaatattcataaaaataaaattttaaaatatattttctttattgacATTCAATTTTAACCCTCCATAGGTTAATTAGGTTTTaaacttcttcaatttcaaacaatt
Protein-coding sequences here:
- the LOC129892591 gene encoding respiratory burst oxidase homolog protein E-like isoform X1; translation: MQLKSFLRSSSLGSSSKRSSYSRNFDLPEDTAETLDTGGEYVGGAMLPIFLNDLRRNNDNDLVEVTLELDDNSIVLCSVAPTPSHINAEGSEKEEEEEEAAAPPNGFLARSASAASKLRRKFSWIRSPSMRSRTSAAASEVSDDNFQLHHTTNTLSAREEMKSKLKLVRSKSTAQRALGGLRFISKTTGESDTNVLWKKVEARFHALAKDGLLAREDFGECIGMVDSKEFAVGVFDALVRRRRQKTAKITKPELHEFWLQISDQSFDARLQIFFDMADSNGDGKITRDEVQELIMLSASANKLSKLKERAAEYASLIMEELDLECLGYIELWQLETLLLQRDNYMNYSRPLSTTSVGWGQNLGALNKTKNLVKRASYALKCLVLDNWQRGWILLLWVMIMAGLFTWKFLQYRRRAAFQVMGYCLATAKGAAETLKLNMALVLLPVCRNILTWLRSTRAKLLVPFDDNINFHMIIAYAIAVGILLHGGNHLACDFPRLINSSPEKFALIASDFDNVKPTFKSLLTGIEGVTGIAMVILMAIVFTLATRSFRRNLLKLPPPFSRLTGFNAFWYSHHLLAVVYVLLLVHGTFLFLVHQWWQKTTWMYISMPLLLYVAERSLRTCRSEHYAAKILKVSVLPGDVFSLTMSKPNSFKYKSGQYIFLQCPTISSFEWHPFSITSAPGDDYLSVHIRMVGDWTNELKRVFTEDDSSACEIGRAKFRERGNVDQRGLPRLLVDGPYGAPAQDYQNYDVLLLVGLGIGATPFISILKDLLNNSRSEELDSNTETSASDDSWTSLASSSVASTGKKKSLRTKSAHFYWVTREPGSFEWFKGVMNEVAEMDHKGLIEMHNYLTSVYEEGDARSTLITMVQALNHAKHGVDILSGTQVRTHFARPNWKEVFNKIASKHPYSTVGVFYCGLPALAKELKKLSQELTYKTSTRFEFHKEYF
- the LOC129892591 gene encoding respiratory burst oxidase homolog protein E-like isoform X3, with the protein product MQLKSFLRSSSLGSSSKRSSYSRNFDLPEDTAETLDTGGEYVGGAMLPIFLNDLRRNNDNDLVEVTLELDDNSIVLCSVAPTPSHINAEGSEKEEEEEEAAAPPNGFLARSASAASKLRRKFSWIRSPSMRSRTSAAASEVSDDNFQLHHTTNTLSAREEMKSKLKLVRSKSTAQRALGGLRFISKTTGESDTNVLWKKVEARFHALAKDGLLAREDFGECIGMVDSKEFAVGVFDALVRRRRQKTAKITKPELHEFWLQISDQSFDARLQIFFDMADSNGDGKITRDEVQELIMLSASANKLSKLKERAAEYASLIMEELDLECLGYIELWQLETLLLQRDNYMNYSRPLSTTSVGWGQNLGALNKTKNLVKRASYALKCLVLDNWQRGWILLLWVMIMAGLFTWKFLQYRRRAAFQVMGYCLATAKGAAETLKLNMALVLLPVCRNILTWLRSTRAKLLVPFDDNINFHMIIAYAIAVGILLHGGNHLACDFPRLINSSPEKFALIASDFDNVKPTFKSLLTGIEGVTGIAMVILMAIVFTLATRSFRRNLLKLPPPFSRLTGFNAFWYSHHLLAVVYVLLLVHGTFLFLVHQWWQKTTWMYISMPLLLYVAERSLRTCRSEHYAAKILKVSVLPGDVFSLTMSKPNSFKYKSGQYIFLQCPTISSFEWHPFSITSAPGDDYLSVHIRMVGDWTNELKRVFTEDDSSACEIGRAKFRERGNVDQRGLPRLLVDGPYGAPAQDYQNYDVLLLVGLGIGATPFISILKDLLNNSRSEELDSNTETSASDDSWTSLASSSVASTGKKKSLRTKSAHFYWVTREPGSFEWFKGVMNEVAEMDHKGLIEMHNYLTSVYEEGDARSTLITMVQALNHAKHGVDILSGTQVRTHFARPNWKEVFNKIASKHPYSTVDLQCQIHTVNIVLLLCTYV
- the LOC129892591 gene encoding respiratory burst oxidase homolog protein E-like isoform X2 — protein: MQLKSFLRSSSLGSSSKRSSYSRNFDLPEDTAETLDTGGEYVGGAMLPIFLNDLRRNNDNDLVEVTLELDDNSIVLCSVAPTPSHINAEGSEKEEEEEEAAAPPNGFLARSASAASKLRRKFSWIRSPSMRSRTSAAASEVSDDNFQLHHTTNTLSAREEMKSKLKLVRSKSTAQRALGGLRFISKTTGESDTNVLWKKVEARFHALAKDGLLAREDFGECIGMVDSKEFAVGVFDALVRRRRQKTAKITKPELHEFWLQISDQSFDARLQIFFDMADSNGDGKITRDEVQELIMLSASANKLSKLKERAAEYASLIMEELDLECLGYIELWQLETLLLQRDNYMNYSRPLSTTSVGWGQNLGALNKTKNLVKRASYALKCLVLDNWQRGWILLLWVMIMAGLFTWKFLQYRRRAAFQVMGYCLATAKGAAETLKLNMALVLLPVCRNILTWLRSTRAKLLVPFDDNINFHMIIAYAIAVGILLHGGNHLACDFPRLINSSPEKFALIASDFDNVKPTFKSLLTGIEGVTGIAMVILMAIVFTLATRSFRRNLLKLPPPFSRLTGFNAFWYSHHLLAVVYVLLLVHGTFLFLVHQWWQKTTWMYISMPLLLYVAERSLRTCRSEHYAAKILKVSVLPGDVFSLTMSKPNSFKYKSGQYIFLQCPTISSFEWHPFSITSAPGDDYLSVHIRMVGDWTNELKRVFTEDDSSACEIGRAKFRERGNVDQRGLPRLLVDGPYGAPAQDYQNYDVLLLVGLGIGATPFISILKDLLNNSRSEELDSNTETSASDDSWTSLASSSVASTGKKKSLRTKSAHFYWVTREPGSFEWFKGVMNEVAEMDHKGLIEMHNYLTSVYEEGDARSTLITMVQALNHAKHGVDILSGTQVRTHFARPNWKEVFNKIASKHPYSTVEKGREKELKGRRDLIDWLTQF
- the LOC129892592 gene encoding uncharacterized protein LOC129892592 encodes the protein MEGIQKAFRSAMSQDPNSSLGSISAALEKAPIKSSSSSSVSSADHSQLLLTRSSRQAVSLWTCSKLCAICFVAGIFVGYTLKRRVRRWASKFLKGLKD